The segment TGAGCGCATGGTTGCGGGTCTCCCTTCGCAGGCTGGTTGGGCTCGGTGTAGGCCGGACTAGACGACCCAGGTGCAGGGCACGAGGGCGTCCACGTCCTCCGCGGTTCCGTGGCTGCCGCCCTTCTCGGTGTCATGCTGGCCGTGATCGGCGTCGACGATGACGGCATAGCCCAGCTCCGTCAACCGGCCGACCATTCGTGACAGCCGCTCGTCGGTCGCGTGTAGCGTCGGTATGACCTCCGGCGACGACGGGCCATGACGGTGGAAGATGTCGTCGGTCGCGCCCAGTTGCACGATGATGAACTGCGGCTCTTCCTTCTCGGCGAAACCCAGGGCGAGGGCCTCGACCTCGTCATCCGTCTTGCTCTCGGCCTTGCCCCACAGATCGGCGGATCGGCCCAGGAGTTCTGAGCCGGTGTAGCCCACTCGACCGACGCCGGCGCTCTTTCCGCCATGAGCGCGGATGACGTCGAAGAGCGTCTCGCAGGTGAAGTCGTCCTTCCAGGCACCGATGCCGTGCACGTCGCGGACGACGCCAGTCA is part of the Armatimonadia bacterium genome and harbors:
- a CDS encoding alkaline phosphatase family protein; this translates as MTCLAPTISALLGLPAPAQATESPIPAILESVGSAKRVAVVAPDALGVAILERWSQEMPFLTSLVDRRRVTLRAVMPTITPVNFATMVTGVVRDVHGIGAWKDDFTCETLFDVIRAHGGKSAGVGRVGYTGSELLGRSADLWGKAESKTDDEVEALALGFAEKEEPQFIIVQLGATDDIFHRHGPSSPEVIPTLHATDERLSRMVGRLTELGYAVIVDADHGQHDTEKGGSHGTAEDVDALVPCTWVV